Proteins encoded together in one Kutzneria kofuensis window:
- a CDS encoding S8 family serine peptidase, which produces MRAAAALFVAIVLAMLVDGPSGHAAGCAKSAQVYQDPPSWAQKLVDPSRIWLLTKGTGQTVAIVGAGVDGSNPQFGRDQVLSSSDLVARPGGVADCDGRGTFAAGIIGAQPDDQTTFVGMAPGVKLLPIRYTAGAGDTNPGDPGRLATAITQAVHAGAGTILIDVPTTVDSPALDDAVGSAIAAGAVIVSPAVGTQQGVTSYPTALPGVLGVGAADKNGVAVQTESGDYIDIAAPGADLVGTSAGGYGHSWPIKDPAAAAAYVAATVALLRAYQPRATPAQIVNRLTLTASRAAGGGRDPRLGWGIVDAYTAVTSQLPLTAPGPGTSPTAAPPPTLVPAAAPAQPPMNALVGGLALGGVGLAALAGLVTVTIRRGRERGWKVSP; this is translated from the coding sequence GTGAGGGCTGCCGCCGCGCTGTTCGTGGCGATCGTGCTGGCGATGCTCGTGGACGGGCCGAGTGGACATGCCGCCGGCTGCGCGAAGTCGGCGCAGGTGTACCAGGATCCGCCGTCGTGGGCCCAGAAGCTGGTGGATCCGTCGCGGATCTGGTTGCTCACCAAGGGAACCGGGCAGACGGTGGCGATCGTCGGAGCCGGGGTCGACGGCAGCAACCCGCAGTTCGGCCGCGATCAGGTGTTGTCGTCGAGTGACCTGGTGGCCCGTCCCGGTGGTGTCGCCGACTGCGACGGCCGCGGCACGTTCGCCGCCGGCATCATCGGCGCGCAACCTGACGACCAGACGACCTTCGTGGGCATGGCACCGGGTGTGAAGCTGCTGCCGATCCGGTACACCGCCGGCGCCGGCGACACCAATCCCGGTGATCCCGGGCGCCTCGCCACCGCGATCACCCAGGCCGTGCACGCCGGCGCCGGCACGATCCTGATCGACGTGCCGACCACTGTGGACAGTCCGGCGCTGGACGACGCCGTTGGTTCGGCGATTGCGGCCGGCGCGGTGATCGTGTCGCCGGCCGTCGGCACACAACAAGGCGTCACCAGTTATCCGACCGCTCTGCCGGGGGTGCTCGGGGTCGGCGCGGCGGACAAGAACGGCGTGGCCGTGCAGACGGAATCCGGCGACTACATCGACATCGCCGCGCCCGGGGCGGATCTCGTCGGCACCTCGGCCGGCGGCTACGGCCATTCCTGGCCCATCAAGGATCCCGCCGCGGCCGCCGCCTACGTCGCCGCGACTGTGGCGCTGTTGCGGGCGTATCAGCCGAGGGCGACGCCGGCGCAGATCGTCAACCGGCTGACGCTCACCGCCTCCCGTGCGGCCGGCGGCGGCCGGGATCCCCGGCTGGGCTGGGGAATCGTCGACGCCTACACCGCCGTGACCTCGCAACTGCCGCTCACCGCACCCGGACCCGGCACCTCGCCGACCGCCGCCCCGCCGCCCACTCTCGTGCCCGCCGCCGCCCCGGCCCAGCCGCCGATGAACGCGCTGGTCGGTGGCTTGGCGTTGGGTGGCGTGGGGTTGGCGGCACTGGCCGGGCTGGTCACGGTGACGATCCGGCGCGGGCGGGAGCGAGGCTGGAAGGTCAGCCCTTGA
- a CDS encoding TetR/AcrR family transcriptional regulator, with protein sequence MSDDVKRPYRSRRRAESAEQTRDLIRAAAARLFVTQGVSATTMRQVAAEAGVAERTVYTAFPTKAVLFNEVVNIATAGDDLPIAVANRPGFADCLAATDPRRAAELAVDFGTAVLERAGDLIMAAIESSGADADMREFCDRGAANHQANMLALAQAWERNGLLRDHLDATAAGALLHTLGSPHVHHLLRRQQDWPAERYRDWFIDTLLATVLKG encoded by the coding sequence ATGAGCGACGACGTCAAGCGCCCCTACCGGTCCCGCCGCCGCGCGGAGTCGGCGGAACAGACCCGGGACCTGATCCGGGCGGCCGCCGCGCGCCTGTTCGTGACGCAGGGCGTGAGCGCGACGACCATGCGGCAGGTCGCCGCCGAGGCCGGCGTCGCCGAGCGCACCGTCTACACCGCCTTCCCGACCAAGGCCGTGCTGTTCAACGAGGTCGTCAACATCGCCACCGCCGGCGACGACCTGCCGATCGCCGTCGCCAACCGCCCCGGGTTCGCCGACTGTCTCGCCGCGACCGATCCGCGCCGCGCCGCCGAGTTGGCCGTCGACTTCGGCACGGCCGTGTTGGAGCGCGCCGGCGACCTGATCATGGCCGCCATCGAGTCCTCCGGCGCCGACGCCGACATGCGCGAGTTCTGCGACCGCGGCGCGGCCAACCACCAGGCGAACATGCTCGCCCTGGCCCAGGCGTGGGAGCGCAACGGCCTGCTACGTGATCACCTCGACGCCACCGCCGCCGGCGCGCTGCTGCACACCCTCGGCTCCCCGCACGTGCATCATCTGCTGCGGCGGCAACAGGACTGGCCAGCCGAGCGCTACCGCGACTGGTTCATCGACACGCTACTGGCCACCGTGCTCAAGGGCTGA
- a CDS encoding VOC family protein produces the protein MPQLTGIHHVKFPVSDLAVSRAWYEKVFGFEVTLEFPDSDGVVRGIAGTAKGLGELGLGLREHPAAAAGIKGFDPVSFGIEDKAAADEWAAHLDDLGVPHSSVIDATVGWLLVFHDPDGTEIHLYSFAAHGIDQTGRRGYGRPVVRT, from the coding sequence ATGCCGCAGCTCACGGGCATCCACCACGTCAAGTTCCCGGTCAGCGACCTGGCGGTCAGCCGCGCCTGGTACGAGAAGGTGTTCGGGTTCGAGGTGACCCTGGAGTTCCCCGACTCCGACGGCGTCGTCCGGGGCATCGCCGGCACCGCGAAGGGCCTCGGCGAGCTCGGCCTCGGCCTGCGCGAGCACCCGGCGGCGGCCGCCGGCATCAAGGGCTTCGACCCGGTCAGCTTCGGCATCGAGGACAAGGCGGCGGCCGACGAATGGGCGGCCCACCTGGACGACCTCGGCGTGCCGCACTCGTCGGTCATCGACGCGACCGTCGGCTGGCTCCTGGTGTTCCACGACCCCGACGGCACCGAGATCCACCTGTACAGCTTCGCCGCGCACGGCATCGACCAGACCGGGCGCCGGGGCTACGGCCGGCCCGTCGTGCGGACGTAG
- a CDS encoding WXG100 family type VII secretion target has translation MDMTPHTNFAQYSHEQLYTMLFASDPDTVGDAADIWDSTGKGLHDKANDLQSQLTGFKDKWQGGAAQQYQSMISDLAEGIRKVADTAFAMRDLTHDAGEALTTARAKMPKPVNVPQVSPSVMSLATTQIQVQADTPPQVVAQMQQQQAAAIAQVRDQQQAVAASNAAHAEAVMVMQALAGDYTTAQQSIPPSPNAEQVPSGTAPTTTQSGTGAVSAPIVSTTWVNTATGTTTTLPAGGVPTTGQTQTGSPLFGGMFTAGLAAASAAAFGRFGSIMPKVPGFAKPKSDEKPTTPTGAKLGDGASSGSFKLPGGMGGGGGGGIGGGVPGSVPTADASMLSGGSGPAADIAGGALGAAVADAAGSKAMGPMMPMMPMNGAGSGDMGGGRRIPPWLVETEDVWGESSAVAPSVIGEDF, from the coding sequence ATGGACATGACCCCACACACGAACTTCGCGCAGTACAGCCACGAACAGCTCTACACGATGCTGTTCGCCAGCGACCCGGACACCGTCGGCGACGCCGCGGACATCTGGGACTCGACCGGCAAGGGCCTGCACGACAAGGCCAACGACCTGCAGTCGCAGCTGACCGGCTTCAAGGACAAGTGGCAGGGCGGCGCGGCGCAGCAGTACCAGTCGATGATCAGCGATCTCGCCGAGGGCATCCGCAAGGTCGCCGACACCGCGTTCGCGATGCGGGACCTGACGCACGACGCGGGCGAGGCGCTGACCACCGCGCGGGCCAAGATGCCCAAGCCGGTGAACGTGCCGCAGGTGTCGCCGTCGGTGATGTCCCTTGCCACCACGCAGATCCAGGTGCAGGCGGACACGCCGCCGCAGGTCGTGGCGCAGATGCAGCAACAGCAGGCCGCCGCGATCGCGCAGGTGCGTGACCAGCAGCAGGCGGTGGCGGCGTCGAATGCGGCGCACGCCGAGGCCGTGATGGTGATGCAGGCGCTGGCCGGCGACTACACGACGGCGCAGCAGTCGATTCCGCCGTCGCCCAACGCCGAGCAGGTGCCGTCGGGGACCGCGCCGACGACCACGCAGTCCGGCACCGGCGCCGTGAGTGCGCCGATCGTGTCGACCACGTGGGTGAACACGGCCACCGGCACCACGACGACCCTGCCGGCCGGCGGCGTGCCGACCACTGGCCAGACGCAGACCGGTTCTCCGCTGTTCGGCGGCATGTTCACCGCCGGGCTCGCGGCCGCGTCGGCGGCGGCGTTCGGCCGGTTCGGCTCGATCATGCCCAAGGTTCCCGGCTTCGCCAAGCCCAAGAGCGACGAGAAGCCGACCACCCCGACCGGCGCGAAGCTCGGTGACGGCGCGAGCAGCGGCTCGTTCAAGCTTCCCGGCGGCATGGGCGGCGGCGGTGGCGGCGGAATCGGCGGCGGTGTGCCGGGTTCCGTGCCGACCGCGGACGCCAGCATGCTGTCCGGTGGTTCCGGCCCGGCCGCGGACATCGCCGGCGGAGCGCTGGGCGCGGCCGTCGCGGATGCGGCCGGCAGCAAGGCGATGGGGCCGATGATGCCCATGATGCCGATGAACGGGGCCGGTTCCGGAGACATGGGTGGCGGGCGGCGGATCCCGCCCTGGCTGGTCGAGACCGAGGACGTGTGGGGCGAGTCGTCGGCGGTCGCGCCGTCCGTGATCGGCGAGGACTTCTGA
- a CDS encoding WXG100 family type VII secretion target, with protein sequence MSSPGFKADAAAMTRAVQGFEECAANAKKTMSDLENDLVSALSHYQGSQATAFWQLHTQLQDKMRVASTELDTMSNLVNQSFHNYGSGDSTVAQSLTSLSNNVDAGGAVFGRLTGGTLA encoded by the coding sequence GTGAGCAGCCCCGGCTTCAAGGCCGACGCAGCGGCGATGACGCGAGCGGTCCAGGGTTTCGAGGAGTGCGCGGCGAACGCCAAGAAGACCATGTCGGACTTGGAGAACGACCTGGTCTCGGCGCTGAGCCACTACCAGGGCAGCCAGGCCACCGCGTTCTGGCAGCTGCACACCCAGCTGCAGGACAAGATGCGGGTTGCGAGCACCGAGCTCGACACCATGTCGAACCTGGTGAACCAGAGCTTCCACAACTACGGCAGCGGTGACAGCACGGTCGCCCAGAGCCTGACCAGCCTGTCCAACAACGTCGACGCCGGCGGCGCGGTCTTCGGCCGCCTCACCGGCGGAACGCTGGCCTGA
- the eccCa gene encoding type VII secretion protein EccCa: MSATQTRRAPLEPPSGEIVLQSPPMLPKGSNQGAVQLLFFLPMMLGMGAMSFVYIGRSGGVMTYVFGALFAVSMAGMVIMSLARGGAAKKAQINEERRDYQRYLTGLRGQVREVAERQRIALTAAQPDPADLWAFVERGRLWERRRMDAAFGRVRVGTGPQRLATPLRAPQTVPLEDLDPVSSTALRHFIRAYATVQDLPVAISLRSFARITVTGDRRQVLDLVRAVLAQLAAFHSPTDLRIAFCLPANRIRDWEWAKWLPHNQGSTGDPTGPTRLVADRVGLLADLLGADLGERPPFSKANSPEYQHIVVVLDGGRTSDDSRLTAVGGRHAVTVIDVSGGIPDEPAQDTDLFLHVAGERLGMVVGEDSDRRIALLGRPDRFDHASAEALARQLTPLYQGKPVVSESPMAASFGLPGLLGIGDPRDLDTAVTWRRRTARERLRLPIGVDPDGRPVDLDLKESAEGGMGPHGLVIGATGSGKSELLRTLVIGLAATHSSEQLNLALIDFKGGATFAGMTGLPHTCAVITNLAEDLSMVDRMGDAIKGELVRRQELLKAAGNYASVRDYERARMDGASLDPLPSLLVIIDEFSELLSSQPEFIDLFVMIGRLGRSLGIHLLLASQRLEEGRLRGLDSHLSYRVGLRTFSASESRSVLGVADAHQLPPVPGSGYLRVDTETLIRFKAAFVSGELPPRGVVEAGPTQVRTVLPFTLAPTPIPEVVEAPATPELPGTGETIMGTIVERLQGKGPDAHQIWLPPLGEPPTLDQLMPPLGVDPERGLCPVGWGGNGRLIVPIAIVDKPFEQRRDLLWADLSGAAGNAMVVGAPQSGKSTLLRTLIGVLALTHTPAEAQFFVLDMGGGALRPISGLPHTSGYATRREPERLRRVVAEVTTLLAERELFFAANGIDSINTFRQRRSEFTESTDGREFGDVFLVVDGWATLREEQEQLEQEVIGLAARGLGFGIHVIVSANWWMGVRPQLRDAAGTRFELRLGDPADSSIDRRAAQNVPAGAPGRGLTKDKLHFLTALPRVDGDQRPGSLAAGTTAFVEAVTKAWSRPPAPPVRLLPREVPLTEISGGDGKAVPLGLAEADLKPVHLDFAAEPHFLAFGDVESGKTTLLRTIAKGITERYTPNEAAIIVVDYRRGLLDAVTGPHLLGYAGAENAVTGLVSEAAAAMRTRLPGPEVTVEQLRERSWWTGPELFVLVDDYELVANPGRNPLSPLMDFLPQARDVGLHLIIARASGGASRALFEPLVQRVRELGSPGLVLSGSKEEGILLGDAKPTAQPPGRGQLVRRRARTSLVQVGLSN, translated from the coding sequence GTGAGTGCTACGCAGACCCGGCGGGCGCCGCTGGAGCCACCCAGCGGCGAGATCGTGCTGCAGTCCCCGCCGATGCTGCCCAAGGGCTCCAACCAGGGCGCGGTGCAGCTGCTGTTCTTCCTGCCGATGATGCTCGGCATGGGCGCCATGTCGTTCGTCTACATCGGACGCAGCGGCGGCGTGATGACCTACGTCTTCGGCGCGCTGTTCGCGGTGTCCATGGCCGGCATGGTGATCATGTCGCTGGCCCGGGGCGGGGCGGCGAAGAAGGCGCAGATCAACGAGGAGCGGCGGGACTACCAGCGCTACCTGACGGGCCTGCGCGGCCAGGTGCGGGAAGTGGCGGAGCGACAGCGGATCGCGCTGACCGCCGCCCAGCCGGACCCGGCCGACCTGTGGGCGTTCGTGGAGCGCGGCCGGCTGTGGGAACGGCGGCGGATGGACGCGGCGTTCGGCCGGGTCCGCGTCGGCACCGGTCCGCAGCGGCTCGCCACTCCGCTGCGGGCGCCGCAAACCGTGCCGCTGGAGGACCTCGATCCCGTCTCCTCCACGGCCTTGCGGCATTTCATCCGCGCCTACGCGACTGTCCAGGACCTGCCGGTGGCGATCTCGCTGCGCTCGTTCGCGCGGATCACCGTGACCGGCGACCGGCGGCAGGTGCTGGACCTGGTCCGGGCCGTGCTGGCCCAGCTGGCCGCCTTCCACTCGCCGACCGACCTGCGCATCGCGTTCTGCCTGCCGGCGAACCGGATCCGGGACTGGGAGTGGGCGAAGTGGTTGCCGCACAACCAGGGCTCGACCGGCGATCCGACCGGCCCGACCCGGTTGGTGGCGGACCGCGTCGGCCTGCTGGCCGACCTGCTCGGCGCCGACCTCGGCGAGCGGCCGCCGTTCAGCAAGGCGAATTCCCCTGAGTACCAGCACATTGTCGTGGTTCTGGACGGCGGCCGGACGTCCGATGACAGTCGGCTGACCGCGGTCGGCGGCCGCCATGCCGTCACGGTGATCGATGTGAGCGGCGGCATCCCGGACGAACCCGCCCAGGACACCGACCTGTTCCTGCACGTGGCCGGCGAGCGGCTGGGCATGGTCGTCGGCGAGGACAGCGACCGGCGGATCGCGCTGCTGGGCCGCCCCGACCGCTTCGACCACGCTTCGGCCGAGGCCCTCGCCCGCCAGCTCACCCCGCTCTACCAGGGCAAACCAGTGGTGTCCGAGTCGCCGATGGCGGCGAGCTTCGGGCTGCCGGGGCTGCTCGGCATCGGCGATCCCCGCGACCTCGACACGGCGGTCACGTGGCGCCGCCGCACCGCGCGGGAGCGGCTTCGGCTGCCGATCGGCGTCGACCCCGACGGCCGGCCGGTCGACCTGGACCTGAAGGAGTCGGCCGAGGGCGGCATGGGCCCGCACGGCCTGGTGATCGGCGCGACCGGCTCCGGCAAGAGCGAACTGCTGCGCACACTGGTGATCGGCCTGGCGGCGACGCATTCGTCCGAACAGCTCAACCTGGCGCTGATCGACTTCAAGGGCGGCGCGACTTTCGCCGGCATGACCGGCCTGCCGCACACCTGCGCGGTGATCACCAACCTGGCCGAGGACCTGTCCATGGTCGACCGGATGGGCGACGCGATCAAGGGCGAGCTGGTCCGCCGGCAGGAACTGCTGAAGGCGGCCGGCAACTACGCCTCGGTCCGCGACTACGAGCGGGCCCGCATGGACGGCGCGTCGCTGGATCCGCTGCCGTCGCTGCTGGTGATCATCGACGAGTTCTCCGAGCTGCTGTCCAGCCAGCCGGAGTTCATCGACCTGTTCGTCATGATCGGCCGGCTCGGCCGCAGCCTCGGCATCCACCTTCTCCTTGCCTCGCAACGGCTTGAGGAAGGCCGGCTGCGCGGGCTCGACTCGCACCTGTCGTATCGGGTCGGCCTGCGCACGTTCTCCGCCTCGGAAAGCCGTTCCGTGCTCGGTGTCGCCGACGCGCACCAGCTGCCGCCGGTGCCGGGTTCGGGTTATCTGCGCGTGGACACGGAGACGCTGATCAGGTTCAAGGCGGCGTTCGTGTCCGGCGAGCTGCCGCCGCGCGGAGTCGTCGAGGCCGGGCCGACGCAGGTCCGCACGGTGCTGCCGTTCACGCTGGCGCCGACGCCCATTCCCGAGGTCGTGGAGGCCCCGGCGACGCCGGAGCTGCCCGGCACCGGCGAGACGATCATGGGCACGATCGTGGAACGGTTGCAGGGCAAGGGACCCGACGCACACCAGATCTGGCTGCCGCCGCTGGGCGAGCCGCCGACGCTGGACCAGCTGATGCCGCCGCTGGGCGTGGATCCGGAGCGCGGGCTGTGCCCGGTCGGCTGGGGCGGCAACGGCCGGCTGATCGTGCCGATCGCCATCGTGGACAAGCCGTTCGAGCAGCGGCGGGACCTGCTGTGGGCGGACCTGTCCGGGGCGGCCGGCAACGCGATGGTGGTCGGCGCGCCGCAGAGCGGCAAGAGCACGTTGCTGCGCACCCTGATCGGTGTGCTGGCGCTGACCCACACGCCGGCCGAAGCCCAGTTCTTCGTGCTGGACATGGGCGGCGGCGCGCTGCGGCCGATCTCCGGCCTGCCGCACACCAGCGGTTACGCCACCAGGCGCGAGCCGGAGCGCCTCCGCCGCGTCGTCGCCGAGGTGACGACGCTGCTGGCCGAGCGGGAACTGTTCTTCGCCGCCAACGGAATCGACTCGATCAACACGTTCCGGCAGCGCCGGTCCGAGTTCACCGAGAGCACCGACGGCCGCGAGTTCGGGGACGTCTTCCTCGTCGTCGACGGCTGGGCGACGCTGCGCGAGGAACAGGAACAGCTGGAGCAGGAGGTGATCGGGCTCGCGGCTCGTGGCCTGGGCTTCGGCATCCACGTGATCGTCTCCGCCAACTGGTGGATGGGCGTGCGGCCGCAACTGCGCGACGCCGCCGGAACGAGGTTCGAACTCCGGCTCGGTGACCCGGCCGACTCCTCGATCGACCGCCGCGCCGCGCAGAACGTGCCGGCCGGGGCGCCGGGACGCGGCCTCACCAAGGACAAGCTGCACTTCCTCACCGCACTGCCCAGAGTGGACGGTGACCAGCGGCCGGGATCGCTGGCCGCCGGCACGACCGCGTTCGTCGAGGCCGTCACCAAGGCGTGGAGCCGGCCGCCCGCGCCGCCGGTCCGGTTGCTGCCCCGGGAGGTTCCGCTCACGGAGATCTCCGGCGGCGACGGCAAGGCCGTGCCGCTGGGCCTGGCCGAGGCCGACCTCAAGCCCGTTCACCTGGATTTCGCCGCGGAGCCGCACTTCCTGGCCTTCGGCGATGTCGAGTCCGGCAAGACGACCCTGTTGCGGACCATCGCCAAGGGCATCACCGAGCGGTACACGCCGAACGAGGCCGCGATCATCGTCGTGGACTACCGGCGCGGCCTACTGGACGCCGTCACCGGCCCGCACCTGCTCGGCTATGCCGGCGCGGAGAACGCCGTCACCGGCCTGGTGTCCGAGGCCGCTGCCGCCATGCGGACCCGGCTGCCCGGGCCCGAGGTGACCGTGGAGCAGCTGCGGGAACGCAGCTGGTGGACCGGGCCCGAGCTGTTCGTGCTCGTCGACGACTACGAGCTGGTGGCCAATCCGGGCCGGAATCCGCTGTCCCCCCTGATGGATTTCCTGCCCCAGGCCCGGGACGTCGGCCTGCACCTGATCATCGCCCGGGCCAGCGGCGGCGCCTCCCGTGCGCTGTTCGAGCCGCTCGTGCAACGGGTGCGGGAACTCGGCTCCCCCGGCCTCGTGCTGTCCGGCTCGAAGGAGGAGGGCATCCTGCTGGGCGACGCCAAGCCCACCGCCCAGCCGCCCGGCCGTGGTCAGCTGGTCCGCCGTCGTGCCCGAACCTCCCTTGTACAGGTCGGTTTGTCCAACTAG
- a CDS encoding multicopper oxidase family protein translates to MNDPVDRRSFLTTAVLGSAGVVAGASLLAPPAAAAPTPATPDFGLTKFLDPLRIPPVLRPHARRQDQITVTMKNARIKLHSQLPATEMWTYEGHFPGPTIEVCSGRRLRVAWTNDLDGKIPLTAVKVPFRKPSPANVPGYRNPDGSLPAGVELIDGAADLPPWTVVHVHGAVTNAGSDGWTHNAMLPGNSQLAEYPNRQAASPLWYHDHAMAITRFSVYAGLCGMFLVRDEEEDRLGLPSGDHEVPLVISDRNLDTDGSGALTGKLLYKMPYAPATGTMVPVTGPFTLVNGVIWPHLDVQARWYRFRVLNAANSQFFRLDLVDEAGVVPNDAVRIIGTDGGLLPAPAEVPAGGVTLTPAERIDLLIDFSRFQGRRLRLTSTGSVVEPDIMEFRVENRSRRDPFRLPQRLSKSYVRLVHGTTVPEEHEHVFVAMLPPNVAGEPNPTMWELREITDPPAQFPANGIIQLTDPNTGKVRTFRRGAALFDDTTSFFFHRGQWVVWNFLQLGSAPHPMHIHAARFQLLSRRTWTDLSAFDLATGGTSRPMPVPTEGPVIEKWEQGWKDTFQARQGEWLTVAGRFDGATGEFMYHCHILEHEDMGMMRPFVVHPPEVARVMGTGGSGHHM, encoded by the coding sequence ATGAACGACCCCGTCGACCGCCGCTCGTTCCTCACCACCGCCGTGCTCGGCTCCGCGGGCGTCGTGGCCGGCGCGAGCCTGCTAGCTCCCCCGGCGGCAGCGGCGCCGACGCCGGCCACGCCCGATTTCGGGCTCACCAAGTTCCTCGATCCGCTGCGGATTCCGCCGGTGCTGCGGCCGCATGCGCGGCGCCAGGACCAGATCACGGTCACCATGAAGAACGCGCGGATCAAGCTGCATTCCCAGCTGCCGGCGACCGAGATGTGGACGTACGAGGGGCATTTCCCCGGCCCGACCATCGAGGTGTGCAGCGGCCGACGGCTGCGTGTGGCGTGGACCAACGACCTTGACGGGAAGATCCCGCTCACGGCGGTGAAGGTGCCGTTCCGGAAGCCGTCGCCGGCCAACGTGCCCGGCTACCGCAACCCCGACGGCAGCCTGCCCGCCGGGGTGGAGCTGATCGACGGCGCCGCCGACCTGCCGCCGTGGACCGTCGTGCACGTTCACGGCGCGGTGACCAACGCCGGCAGCGACGGCTGGACGCACAACGCGATGCTGCCGGGGAATTCGCAGCTCGCCGAGTACCCGAACCGCCAGGCGGCGTCGCCGCTGTGGTACCACGACCACGCGATGGCGATCACCCGGTTCTCCGTCTACGCCGGGCTGTGCGGCATGTTCCTCGTGCGGGACGAGGAGGAGGACCGGCTGGGGCTGCCCAGCGGCGACCACGAGGTTCCGCTGGTCATCAGCGACCGCAACCTCGACACCGACGGCTCCGGGGCGCTGACCGGCAAGCTGCTGTACAAGATGCCGTACGCGCCGGCGACCGGCACGATGGTTCCGGTCACCGGCCCGTTCACCCTGGTCAACGGCGTCATCTGGCCGCATCTGGACGTGCAGGCGCGCTGGTATCGCTTCCGGGTGCTCAACGCGGCCAACTCCCAGTTCTTCCGGCTCGATCTGGTCGACGAGGCCGGCGTCGTGCCCAACGACGCCGTGCGGATCATCGGCACCGACGGCGGCCTGTTGCCCGCGCCGGCCGAGGTGCCCGCGGGCGGCGTGACCCTGACCCCGGCCGAGCGGATCGACCTGCTGATCGACTTCAGCCGGTTCCAGGGCCGGCGCTTACGCCTGACCAGCACCGGCAGCGTGGTCGAGCCGGACATCATGGAGTTCCGGGTGGAGAACCGCAGCCGCCGCGACCCGTTCCGGCTGCCGCAGCGGCTGTCGAAGTCGTACGTGCGGTTGGTGCACGGCACGACCGTGCCCGAGGAACACGAGCACGTGTTCGTGGCGATGCTGCCGCCGAACGTGGCCGGCGAGCCGAACCCGACCATGTGGGAGCTGCGGGAGATCACCGACCCACCGGCGCAGTTCCCGGCCAACGGGATCATCCAGCTCACCGATCCGAACACCGGCAAGGTGAGGACGTTCCGTCGCGGCGCGGCCTTGTTCGACGACACGACGTCGTTCTTCTTCCACCGTGGTCAGTGGGTGGTGTGGAACTTCCTCCAGCTCGGCAGCGCCCCGCACCCGATGCACATCCACGCCGCACGGTTCCAGCTGCTGAGCCGGCGGACGTGGACCGACCTGTCGGCGTTCGACCTCGCCACCGGCGGCACGAGTAGACCGATGCCCGTGCCGACCGAGGGGCCGGTGATCGAGAAGTGGGAGCAGGGCTGGAAGGACACCTTCCAGGCCCGGCAGGGGGAGTGGCTCACCGTCGCCGGCCGGTTCGACGGCGCGACCGGCGAGTTCATGTACCACTGCCACATCCTCGAACACGAGGACATGGGCATGATGCGGCCGTTCGTCGTGCACCCGCCGGAGGTGGCCAGGGTGATGGGCACGGGCGGCTCCGGGCACCACATGTAG
- a CDS encoding WXG100 family type VII secretion target encodes MDTGQYEVRPEAMRSAVGNIGGIIMQTVNAVLDLEALVLAPTSFAMIGDAVASGNVAMQAQQVAALQSLLKGLQAVNDLIRKSADAYDDADRAVAQGFGGNPSAGTANTASLWSSPAAGLVAAQAFNDSVGGAGDPHSVANVLDYLGHAGLGHDSSAGQFAHDSTGFANWLDSSPNHQAQVGVIGVYSGVARNLGDIPGGVHAGDVVVVNSTIGVAGAGGQLYNHGLLTPDFGGLAMVRVYRPMPA; translated from the coding sequence ATGGACACCGGTCAGTACGAGGTGCGTCCGGAGGCCATGCGGTCCGCGGTCGGCAACATCGGCGGCATCATCATGCAGACCGTCAACGCCGTGCTCGACCTGGAGGCGCTGGTGTTGGCGCCGACCTCGTTCGCGATGATCGGTGACGCGGTCGCGTCCGGCAACGTCGCGATGCAGGCGCAGCAGGTCGCCGCGTTGCAGTCGCTGCTGAAGGGCCTGCAGGCCGTCAACGACCTGATCCGCAAGAGCGCCGACGCGTACGACGACGCCGACCGCGCGGTGGCGCAGGGTTTCGGCGGCAATCCGTCCGCCGGCACGGCCAACACCGCGAGCCTGTGGTCCAGCCCGGCGGCCGGCCTGGTGGCGGCGCAGGCGTTCAACGACAGCGTCGGCGGCGCGGGCGATCCGCACTCGGTGGCGAACGTGCTGGACTACCTGGGACACGCGGGCCTCGGCCACGACTCGTCGGCCGGACAGTTCGCCCATGACAGCACGGGTTTCGCCAACTGGCTGGACTCGAGCCCCAATCACCAGGCCCAGGTCGGCGTGATCGGCGTGTACTCGGGCGTGGCCCGCAACCTCGGCGACATCCCCGGCGGCGTGCACGCGGGCGACGTGGTGGTGGTCAACTCCACCATCGGCGTCGCCGGCGCCGGCGGGCAGCTCTACAACCACGGCCTGCTCACCCCGGACTTCGGCGGCCTCGCGATGGTCCGCGTCTACCGTCCGATGCCGGCCTGA